The following proteins are co-located in the Tachysurus vachellii isolate PV-2020 chromosome 19, HZAU_Pvac_v1, whole genome shotgun sequence genome:
- the atp13a2 gene encoding cation-transporting ATPase 13A2 isoform X1, translating to MDTSGSCCQQPSGFLHADPVSRFLDSRTTDIHSVCHMDVQGYRRVCWKVCLCHIGALFSLGTLLLLFKWRPRLSVLACCSSCPLPRADILLLRDSYGQSFVIEVQTEEIEEGSLGFTGGELDEYECRDNIQLHKDEKTLLRYYVFEGMRYVWLPKKGAFCKVSILSEGWTCADLHHRQEGLSQMDQISRRQIFGDNIIDVPVKSYLQLLIEEVLNPFYIFQVFSIVLWMSDKYYFYAVCIFVISFLSIAVSLYEIRKQSSTLRSMAQLIVNVTVRRATGEEECVSSVELVPGDCVLIPAEGLHLPCDAALLAGECLVNESMLTGESVPVMKTPLPVSEVKYSPESQRRHTLFCGTQIIQAKGGCPSGKGAVAVVTQTGFFTAKGDLISSILYPQPVNFRFYADAMKFLLFLGVLALIGTVYSIVVLYRSNTPWGKLVIRSLDIITIIVPPALPAALTTGTIYAQQRLKKNGVFCISPPRINVCGKVSLFCFDKTGTLTEEGLDVWGVKEASRNGTGFHELVPDPCLLSPGPMLWALASCHSVALLGDQPIGDPLELKMIESTGWKLEELTNETETSLEFGSHRILAVMRPPTLESEGISASQPVAIVRRFPFSSSLQRMSVVAVVSGGGSAYSFLKGAPEMVASHCKSVPSQFTNTLREFASEGFRVLALAYKEVDAHTDLSSIERVEVEKDLQFLGLLVMKNKVKPESAGVINILRQALIRPVMVTGDNILTALNVARACGMMSSHEQVVFVHASPPTANSMALLRFHQGDGAPAVVSTQETMNILEQGLYQNSIKYQLAINGKSFAALCDYFPEQLPKVLMKGTVYARMSPDQKTQLVKALQKLNYRVGMCGDGANDCGALRAADVGVSLSEAEASVASPFTSKSDNISCVPLLIREGRCSLVTSFSLFKYMALYSLIQFSSVLILYTVKTNLGDLQFLYFDLALVTVLAIVMGRGGPSDRLHPKRPPASLLALPVLSALLLHTLLLILCQVAALFITKSQEWYIPLNSTVDGEENLPNMENTSVFTLSGFQYIIMCIVVTKGYPYKKPLYKNVVFLLVLLVLFAATILLVLVPNNFILNVMQLYNINDMNYKLLLLALAALNFFTCYLLEVLIDTFVPNCLRTLRGKRESKKQYKRLDAQLAETPLWPPLDQLLYPSQCTVIGVS from the exons ATGGATACATCAG GGAGCTGCTGCCAGCAGCCGAGTGGGTTTCTCCACGCAGATCCGGTGTCCAGATTTCTGGATTCTCGAACTACAGACATCCACTCTGTCTGTCACATG GATGTGCAGGGTTATAGACGAGTGTGCTGGAAGGTGTGTCTCTGCCACATTGGAGCCTTATTTTCCTTGGGTACGCTGCTGTTGTTGTTCAAGTGGCGACCTCGCCTCAGCGTCCTGGCTTGTTGTTCTTCCTGCCCCCTTCCAAGGGCAGATATCTTACTACTGAGG GATAGTTATGGGCAGAGTTTTGTCATAGAGGTACAAACAGAAGAGATTGAAGAGGGGAG TTTAGGCTTCACAGGAGGAGAGTTGGATGAGTATGAGTGCAGAGACAATATCCAGCTGCACAAAGATGAG AAAACCCTACTGAGATACTATGTGTTTGAGGGCATGCGGTATGTGTGGCTGCCCAAAAAGGGGGCTTTCTGCAAAGTTAG tatTCTTAGTGAGGGTTGGACTTGTGCTGATCTGCACCACAGACAGGAAGGACTTAGTCAAATGGACCAAATTTCAAG GAGACAGATTTTTGGGGACAATATCATTGATGTACCTGTGAAGTCTTATTTGCAGTTGCTGATTGAAGAG GTCCTCAACCCCTTCTACATATTTCAAGTCTTTAGCATTGTCCTGTGGATGTCAGATAAATACTACTTTTATGCTGTTTGCATCTTTGTAATATCTTTCTTATCCATCGCTGTATCCTTGTACGAGATCCGGAAG caAAGCAGCACTCTGCGCAGCATGGCCCAGCTCATAGTGAACGTCACTGTACGCAGAGCCACTGGAG aggaggagtgtgtgagttCGGTTGAACTAGTGCCAGGAGACTGTGTGCTGATTCCTGCAGAAGGTCTGCACCTACCATGCGATGCTGCCCTGCTGGCCGGGGAGTGTTTGGTGAATGAGAGCATGTTGACTG GTGAGAGCGTACCTGTGATGAAGACCCCATTGCCAGTCTCAGAAGTGAAGTACAGTCCTGAATCTCAGCGaagacacacacttttctgtGGTACCCAGATCATCCAAGCCAAAGGGGGCTGCCCAAGCGGGAAGGGGGCCGTAGCTGTAGTTACACAGACAG GCTTTTTCACTGCTAAAGGTGACCTCATCAGCTCTATTCTCTACCCACAGCCAGTTAACTTCCGTTTTTACGCAGATGCCATGAAATTTCTACTTTTCTTAGGAGTCCTTG CGCTGATTGGCACAGTATACAGCATAGTGGTACTTTACCGGAGCAAT ACGCCATGGGGGAAGCTTGTGATTCGTTCTCTGGACATTATAACCATCATTGTACCTCCAGCTCTTCCTGCTGCTTTAACAACAGGCACAATTTATGCCCAGCAGCGCCTCAAGAAAAATGGTGTGTTCTGCATAAGTCCACCTCGCATCAATGTCTGTGGAAAGGTTTCTCTCTTCTGCTTTGACAAG ACAGGCACTCTGACTGAGGAGGGTCTGGATGTGTGGGGAGTGAAGGAGGCTAGCAGAAATGGTACAGGGTTTCATGAGCTGGTACCTGACCCTTGTCTTCTCTCACCTGGACCCATGCTGTGGGCCTTGGCCTCCTGCCATTCAGTAGCTTTGCTTGGTGATCAACCCATCGGAGACCCACTGGAACTAAAAATGATTGAGTCTACAGGTTGG AAACTGGAGGAGCTGACTAACGAAACGGAAACAAGTCTTGAGTTTGGAAGTCATCGGATCCTCGCAGTGATGAGGCCACCTACTTTAGAGTCTGAAGGCATA TCTGCTAGTCAGCCGGTAGCAATAGTGCGCCGTTtccctttttcttcctctctacAGAGGATGAGTGTGGTGGCGGTGGTCTCGGGGGGAGGCTCGGCTTACAGCTTTCTCAAAGGGGCACCTGAGATGGTGGCCAGCCACTGTAAAAGCG TACCTTCTCAGTTTACCAACACACTCCGGGAGTTCGCCAGTGAAGGTTTCAGGGTCCTAGCCCTTGCCTACAAGGAGGTTGATGCCCATACAGACCTGAGCAGTATTGAAAG GGTAGAGGTGGAGAAAGACTTGCAGTTCCTGGGGCTGTTAGTAATGAAGAACAAGGTGAAGCCTGAAAGTGCAGGAGTCATTAACATTTTGAGACAAGCACTAATCCGCCCTGTCATGGTCACTG GCGATAACATTCTTACAGCCCTGAATGTAGCACGAGCATGTGGAATGATGTCCTCGCATGAGCAGGTTGTTTTTGTTCATGCGTCTCCCCCTACTGCCAACTCAATGGCATTGTTACGATTTCATCAAGGTGATGGCGCGCCTGCTGTCGTCAGCACTCAAGAGACCATGAATATTCTGGAACAG GGCTTGTACCAGAACAGTATTAAGTATCAACTGGCTATAAATGGAAAGTCGTTTGCAGCTCTGTGCGATTATTTTCCAGAACAACTACCTAAG GTTCTGATGAAAGGAACCGTGTATGCTCGGATGTCTCCAGACCAAAAGACTCAGCTGGTTAAAGCTCTACAGAAACTGAA TTACAGGGTGGGCATGTGTGGGGACGGAGCTAATGACTGTGGAGCGTTGAGGGCTGCTGATGTTggagtctctctgtctgaggcTGAGGCTTCTGTTGCTTCTCCCTTTACCTCCAAATCTGACAACATCAGCTGCGTGCCTTTGCTGATCAG AGAAGGAAGATGCTCGCTGGTGACGTCTTTCAGTCTTTTCAAATATATGGCATTGTACAGTCTGATCCAGTTTTCCTCTGTACTCATCCTCTACACC GTGAAAACAAACTTGGGTGATCTGCAGTTCCTCTACTTTGACTTGGCCTTGGTGACCGTGCTCGCTATAGTGATGGGTCGAGGTGGCCCTAGCGATAGGCTTCACCCCAAGCGCCCCCCCGCCAGCCTCCTAGCTCTGCCTGTTCTTTCTGCTTTACTCCTCCACACATTACTGCTCATTCTGTGCCAGGTGGCTGCTCTGTTCATCACTAAATCACAGGAATG GTACATTCCTCTCAATTCCACTGTGGATGGAGAAGAAAATTTGCCAAACATGGAGAACACGAGTGTGTTTACTCTCTCTGGGTTCCAGTACATCATCATGTGTATAGTTGTGACAAAAGGCTACCCTTACAAGAAACCGCTCTACAAAAATG TTGTTTTTCTACTTGTGCTGCTGGTCCTGTTTGCGGCCACGATTTTGCTGGTTCTGGTCCCCAATAACTTTATTCTCAATGTAATGCAACTGTATAACATTAACGACATGaactacaaactgctgctgctggcacTCGCTGCACTCAACTTCTTCACATGCTACTTgctggag GTTCTAATTGACACATTTGTTCCAAACTGCCTCCGTACCCTTCGTGGAAAGCGTGAGTCGAAAAAGCAGTACAAGCGTTTGGATGCCCAGCTAGCAGAAACTCCATTGTGGCCACCGCTGGATCAGCTGCTTTACCCTTCACAGTGTACTGTAATCGGAGTTAGCTAG
- the atp13a2 gene encoding cation-transporting ATPase 13A2 isoform X2 — protein MDVQGYRRVCWKVCLCHIGALFSLGTLLLLFKWRPRLSVLACCSSCPLPRADILLLRDSYGQSFVIEVQTEEIEEGSLGFTGGELDEYECRDNIQLHKDEKTLLRYYVFEGMRYVWLPKKGAFCKVSILSEGWTCADLHHRQEGLSQMDQISRRQIFGDNIIDVPVKSYLQLLIEEVLNPFYIFQVFSIVLWMSDKYYFYAVCIFVISFLSIAVSLYEIRKQSSTLRSMAQLIVNVTVRRATGEEECVSSVELVPGDCVLIPAEGLHLPCDAALLAGECLVNESMLTGESVPVMKTPLPVSEVKYSPESQRRHTLFCGTQIIQAKGGCPSGKGAVAVVTQTGFFTAKGDLISSILYPQPVNFRFYADAMKFLLFLGVLALIGTVYSIVVLYRSNTPWGKLVIRSLDIITIIVPPALPAALTTGTIYAQQRLKKNGVFCISPPRINVCGKVSLFCFDKTGTLTEEGLDVWGVKEASRNGTGFHELVPDPCLLSPGPMLWALASCHSVALLGDQPIGDPLELKMIESTGWKLEELTNETETSLEFGSHRILAVMRPPTLESEGISASQPVAIVRRFPFSSSLQRMSVVAVVSGGGSAYSFLKGAPEMVASHCKSVPSQFTNTLREFASEGFRVLALAYKEVDAHTDLSSIERVEVEKDLQFLGLLVMKNKVKPESAGVINILRQALIRPVMVTGDNILTALNVARACGMMSSHEQVVFVHASPPTANSMALLRFHQGDGAPAVVSTQETMNILEQGLYQNSIKYQLAINGKSFAALCDYFPEQLPKVLMKGTVYARMSPDQKTQLVKALQKLNYRVGMCGDGANDCGALRAADVGVSLSEAEASVASPFTSKSDNISCVPLLIREGRCSLVTSFSLFKYMALYSLIQFSSVLILYTVKTNLGDLQFLYFDLALVTVLAIVMGRGGPSDRLHPKRPPASLLALPVLSALLLHTLLLILCQVAALFITKSQEWYIPLNSTVDGEENLPNMENTSVFTLSGFQYIIMCIVVTKGYPYKKPLYKNVVFLLVLLVLFAATILLVLVPNNFILNVMQLYNINDMNYKLLLLALAALNFFTCYLLEVLIDTFVPNCLRTLRGKRESKKQYKRLDAQLAETPLWPPLDQLLYPSQCTVIGVS, from the exons ATG GATGTGCAGGGTTATAGACGAGTGTGCTGGAAGGTGTGTCTCTGCCACATTGGAGCCTTATTTTCCTTGGGTACGCTGCTGTTGTTGTTCAAGTGGCGACCTCGCCTCAGCGTCCTGGCTTGTTGTTCTTCCTGCCCCCTTCCAAGGGCAGATATCTTACTACTGAGG GATAGTTATGGGCAGAGTTTTGTCATAGAGGTACAAACAGAAGAGATTGAAGAGGGGAG TTTAGGCTTCACAGGAGGAGAGTTGGATGAGTATGAGTGCAGAGACAATATCCAGCTGCACAAAGATGAG AAAACCCTACTGAGATACTATGTGTTTGAGGGCATGCGGTATGTGTGGCTGCCCAAAAAGGGGGCTTTCTGCAAAGTTAG tatTCTTAGTGAGGGTTGGACTTGTGCTGATCTGCACCACAGACAGGAAGGACTTAGTCAAATGGACCAAATTTCAAG GAGACAGATTTTTGGGGACAATATCATTGATGTACCTGTGAAGTCTTATTTGCAGTTGCTGATTGAAGAG GTCCTCAACCCCTTCTACATATTTCAAGTCTTTAGCATTGTCCTGTGGATGTCAGATAAATACTACTTTTATGCTGTTTGCATCTTTGTAATATCTTTCTTATCCATCGCTGTATCCTTGTACGAGATCCGGAAG caAAGCAGCACTCTGCGCAGCATGGCCCAGCTCATAGTGAACGTCACTGTACGCAGAGCCACTGGAG aggaggagtgtgtgagttCGGTTGAACTAGTGCCAGGAGACTGTGTGCTGATTCCTGCAGAAGGTCTGCACCTACCATGCGATGCTGCCCTGCTGGCCGGGGAGTGTTTGGTGAATGAGAGCATGTTGACTG GTGAGAGCGTACCTGTGATGAAGACCCCATTGCCAGTCTCAGAAGTGAAGTACAGTCCTGAATCTCAGCGaagacacacacttttctgtGGTACCCAGATCATCCAAGCCAAAGGGGGCTGCCCAAGCGGGAAGGGGGCCGTAGCTGTAGTTACACAGACAG GCTTTTTCACTGCTAAAGGTGACCTCATCAGCTCTATTCTCTACCCACAGCCAGTTAACTTCCGTTTTTACGCAGATGCCATGAAATTTCTACTTTTCTTAGGAGTCCTTG CGCTGATTGGCACAGTATACAGCATAGTGGTACTTTACCGGAGCAAT ACGCCATGGGGGAAGCTTGTGATTCGTTCTCTGGACATTATAACCATCATTGTACCTCCAGCTCTTCCTGCTGCTTTAACAACAGGCACAATTTATGCCCAGCAGCGCCTCAAGAAAAATGGTGTGTTCTGCATAAGTCCACCTCGCATCAATGTCTGTGGAAAGGTTTCTCTCTTCTGCTTTGACAAG ACAGGCACTCTGACTGAGGAGGGTCTGGATGTGTGGGGAGTGAAGGAGGCTAGCAGAAATGGTACAGGGTTTCATGAGCTGGTACCTGACCCTTGTCTTCTCTCACCTGGACCCATGCTGTGGGCCTTGGCCTCCTGCCATTCAGTAGCTTTGCTTGGTGATCAACCCATCGGAGACCCACTGGAACTAAAAATGATTGAGTCTACAGGTTGG AAACTGGAGGAGCTGACTAACGAAACGGAAACAAGTCTTGAGTTTGGAAGTCATCGGATCCTCGCAGTGATGAGGCCACCTACTTTAGAGTCTGAAGGCATA TCTGCTAGTCAGCCGGTAGCAATAGTGCGCCGTTtccctttttcttcctctctacAGAGGATGAGTGTGGTGGCGGTGGTCTCGGGGGGAGGCTCGGCTTACAGCTTTCTCAAAGGGGCACCTGAGATGGTGGCCAGCCACTGTAAAAGCG TACCTTCTCAGTTTACCAACACACTCCGGGAGTTCGCCAGTGAAGGTTTCAGGGTCCTAGCCCTTGCCTACAAGGAGGTTGATGCCCATACAGACCTGAGCAGTATTGAAAG GGTAGAGGTGGAGAAAGACTTGCAGTTCCTGGGGCTGTTAGTAATGAAGAACAAGGTGAAGCCTGAAAGTGCAGGAGTCATTAACATTTTGAGACAAGCACTAATCCGCCCTGTCATGGTCACTG GCGATAACATTCTTACAGCCCTGAATGTAGCACGAGCATGTGGAATGATGTCCTCGCATGAGCAGGTTGTTTTTGTTCATGCGTCTCCCCCTACTGCCAACTCAATGGCATTGTTACGATTTCATCAAGGTGATGGCGCGCCTGCTGTCGTCAGCACTCAAGAGACCATGAATATTCTGGAACAG GGCTTGTACCAGAACAGTATTAAGTATCAACTGGCTATAAATGGAAAGTCGTTTGCAGCTCTGTGCGATTATTTTCCAGAACAACTACCTAAG GTTCTGATGAAAGGAACCGTGTATGCTCGGATGTCTCCAGACCAAAAGACTCAGCTGGTTAAAGCTCTACAGAAACTGAA TTACAGGGTGGGCATGTGTGGGGACGGAGCTAATGACTGTGGAGCGTTGAGGGCTGCTGATGTTggagtctctctgtctgaggcTGAGGCTTCTGTTGCTTCTCCCTTTACCTCCAAATCTGACAACATCAGCTGCGTGCCTTTGCTGATCAG AGAAGGAAGATGCTCGCTGGTGACGTCTTTCAGTCTTTTCAAATATATGGCATTGTACAGTCTGATCCAGTTTTCCTCTGTACTCATCCTCTACACC GTGAAAACAAACTTGGGTGATCTGCAGTTCCTCTACTTTGACTTGGCCTTGGTGACCGTGCTCGCTATAGTGATGGGTCGAGGTGGCCCTAGCGATAGGCTTCACCCCAAGCGCCCCCCCGCCAGCCTCCTAGCTCTGCCTGTTCTTTCTGCTTTACTCCTCCACACATTACTGCTCATTCTGTGCCAGGTGGCTGCTCTGTTCATCACTAAATCACAGGAATG GTACATTCCTCTCAATTCCACTGTGGATGGAGAAGAAAATTTGCCAAACATGGAGAACACGAGTGTGTTTACTCTCTCTGGGTTCCAGTACATCATCATGTGTATAGTTGTGACAAAAGGCTACCCTTACAAGAAACCGCTCTACAAAAATG TTGTTTTTCTACTTGTGCTGCTGGTCCTGTTTGCGGCCACGATTTTGCTGGTTCTGGTCCCCAATAACTTTATTCTCAATGTAATGCAACTGTATAACATTAACGACATGaactacaaactgctgctgctggcacTCGCTGCACTCAACTTCTTCACATGCTACTTgctggag GTTCTAATTGACACATTTGTTCCAAACTGCCTCCGTACCCTTCGTGGAAAGCGTGAGTCGAAAAAGCAGTACAAGCGTTTGGATGCCCAGCTAGCAGAAACTCCATTGTGGCCACCGCTGGATCAGCTGCTTTACCCTTCACAGTGTACTGTAATCGGAGTTAGCTAG
- the atp13a2 gene encoding cation-transporting ATPase 13A2 isoform X3, with protein sequence MRYVWLPKKGAFCKVSILSEGWTCADLHHRQEGLSQMDQISRRQIFGDNIIDVPVKSYLQLLIEEVLNPFYIFQVFSIVLWMSDKYYFYAVCIFVISFLSIAVSLYEIRKQSSTLRSMAQLIVNVTVRRATGEEECVSSVELVPGDCVLIPAEGLHLPCDAALLAGECLVNESMLTGESVPVMKTPLPVSEVKYSPESQRRHTLFCGTQIIQAKGGCPSGKGAVAVVTQTGFFTAKGDLISSILYPQPVNFRFYADAMKFLLFLGVLALIGTVYSIVVLYRSNTPWGKLVIRSLDIITIIVPPALPAALTTGTIYAQQRLKKNGVFCISPPRINVCGKVSLFCFDKTGTLTEEGLDVWGVKEASRNGTGFHELVPDPCLLSPGPMLWALASCHSVALLGDQPIGDPLELKMIESTGWKLEELTNETETSLEFGSHRILAVMRPPTLESEGISASQPVAIVRRFPFSSSLQRMSVVAVVSGGGSAYSFLKGAPEMVASHCKSVPSQFTNTLREFASEGFRVLALAYKEVDAHTDLSSIERVEVEKDLQFLGLLVMKNKVKPESAGVINILRQALIRPVMVTGDNILTALNVARACGMMSSHEQVVFVHASPPTANSMALLRFHQGDGAPAVVSTQETMNILEQGLYQNSIKYQLAINGKSFAALCDYFPEQLPKVLMKGTVYARMSPDQKTQLVKALQKLNYRVGMCGDGANDCGALRAADVGVSLSEAEASVASPFTSKSDNISCVPLLIREGRCSLVTSFSLFKYMALYSLIQFSSVLILYTVKTNLGDLQFLYFDLALVTVLAIVMGRGGPSDRLHPKRPPASLLALPVLSALLLHTLLLILCQVAALFITKSQEWYIPLNSTVDGEENLPNMENTSVFTLSGFQYIIMCIVVTKGYPYKKPLYKNVVFLLVLLVLFAATILLVLVPNNFILNVMQLYNINDMNYKLLLLALAALNFFTCYLLEVLIDTFVPNCLRTLRGKRESKKQYKRLDAQLAETPLWPPLDQLLYPSQCTVIGVS encoded by the exons ATGCGGTATGTGTGGCTGCCCAAAAAGGGGGCTTTCTGCAAAGTTAG tatTCTTAGTGAGGGTTGGACTTGTGCTGATCTGCACCACAGACAGGAAGGACTTAGTCAAATGGACCAAATTTCAAG GAGACAGATTTTTGGGGACAATATCATTGATGTACCTGTGAAGTCTTATTTGCAGTTGCTGATTGAAGAG GTCCTCAACCCCTTCTACATATTTCAAGTCTTTAGCATTGTCCTGTGGATGTCAGATAAATACTACTTTTATGCTGTTTGCATCTTTGTAATATCTTTCTTATCCATCGCTGTATCCTTGTACGAGATCCGGAAG caAAGCAGCACTCTGCGCAGCATGGCCCAGCTCATAGTGAACGTCACTGTACGCAGAGCCACTGGAG aggaggagtgtgtgagttCGGTTGAACTAGTGCCAGGAGACTGTGTGCTGATTCCTGCAGAAGGTCTGCACCTACCATGCGATGCTGCCCTGCTGGCCGGGGAGTGTTTGGTGAATGAGAGCATGTTGACTG GTGAGAGCGTACCTGTGATGAAGACCCCATTGCCAGTCTCAGAAGTGAAGTACAGTCCTGAATCTCAGCGaagacacacacttttctgtGGTACCCAGATCATCCAAGCCAAAGGGGGCTGCCCAAGCGGGAAGGGGGCCGTAGCTGTAGTTACACAGACAG GCTTTTTCACTGCTAAAGGTGACCTCATCAGCTCTATTCTCTACCCACAGCCAGTTAACTTCCGTTTTTACGCAGATGCCATGAAATTTCTACTTTTCTTAGGAGTCCTTG CGCTGATTGGCACAGTATACAGCATAGTGGTACTTTACCGGAGCAAT ACGCCATGGGGGAAGCTTGTGATTCGTTCTCTGGACATTATAACCATCATTGTACCTCCAGCTCTTCCTGCTGCTTTAACAACAGGCACAATTTATGCCCAGCAGCGCCTCAAGAAAAATGGTGTGTTCTGCATAAGTCCACCTCGCATCAATGTCTGTGGAAAGGTTTCTCTCTTCTGCTTTGACAAG ACAGGCACTCTGACTGAGGAGGGTCTGGATGTGTGGGGAGTGAAGGAGGCTAGCAGAAATGGTACAGGGTTTCATGAGCTGGTACCTGACCCTTGTCTTCTCTCACCTGGACCCATGCTGTGGGCCTTGGCCTCCTGCCATTCAGTAGCTTTGCTTGGTGATCAACCCATCGGAGACCCACTGGAACTAAAAATGATTGAGTCTACAGGTTGG AAACTGGAGGAGCTGACTAACGAAACGGAAACAAGTCTTGAGTTTGGAAGTCATCGGATCCTCGCAGTGATGAGGCCACCTACTTTAGAGTCTGAAGGCATA TCTGCTAGTCAGCCGGTAGCAATAGTGCGCCGTTtccctttttcttcctctctacAGAGGATGAGTGTGGTGGCGGTGGTCTCGGGGGGAGGCTCGGCTTACAGCTTTCTCAAAGGGGCACCTGAGATGGTGGCCAGCCACTGTAAAAGCG TACCTTCTCAGTTTACCAACACACTCCGGGAGTTCGCCAGTGAAGGTTTCAGGGTCCTAGCCCTTGCCTACAAGGAGGTTGATGCCCATACAGACCTGAGCAGTATTGAAAG GGTAGAGGTGGAGAAAGACTTGCAGTTCCTGGGGCTGTTAGTAATGAAGAACAAGGTGAAGCCTGAAAGTGCAGGAGTCATTAACATTTTGAGACAAGCACTAATCCGCCCTGTCATGGTCACTG GCGATAACATTCTTACAGCCCTGAATGTAGCACGAGCATGTGGAATGATGTCCTCGCATGAGCAGGTTGTTTTTGTTCATGCGTCTCCCCCTACTGCCAACTCAATGGCATTGTTACGATTTCATCAAGGTGATGGCGCGCCTGCTGTCGTCAGCACTCAAGAGACCATGAATATTCTGGAACAG GGCTTGTACCAGAACAGTATTAAGTATCAACTGGCTATAAATGGAAAGTCGTTTGCAGCTCTGTGCGATTATTTTCCAGAACAACTACCTAAG GTTCTGATGAAAGGAACCGTGTATGCTCGGATGTCTCCAGACCAAAAGACTCAGCTGGTTAAAGCTCTACAGAAACTGAA TTACAGGGTGGGCATGTGTGGGGACGGAGCTAATGACTGTGGAGCGTTGAGGGCTGCTGATGTTggagtctctctgtctgaggcTGAGGCTTCTGTTGCTTCTCCCTTTACCTCCAAATCTGACAACATCAGCTGCGTGCCTTTGCTGATCAG AGAAGGAAGATGCTCGCTGGTGACGTCTTTCAGTCTTTTCAAATATATGGCATTGTACAGTCTGATCCAGTTTTCCTCTGTACTCATCCTCTACACC GTGAAAACAAACTTGGGTGATCTGCAGTTCCTCTACTTTGACTTGGCCTTGGTGACCGTGCTCGCTATAGTGATGGGTCGAGGTGGCCCTAGCGATAGGCTTCACCCCAAGCGCCCCCCCGCCAGCCTCCTAGCTCTGCCTGTTCTTTCTGCTTTACTCCTCCACACATTACTGCTCATTCTGTGCCAGGTGGCTGCTCTGTTCATCACTAAATCACAGGAATG GTACATTCCTCTCAATTCCACTGTGGATGGAGAAGAAAATTTGCCAAACATGGAGAACACGAGTGTGTTTACTCTCTCTGGGTTCCAGTACATCATCATGTGTATAGTTGTGACAAAAGGCTACCCTTACAAGAAACCGCTCTACAAAAATG TTGTTTTTCTACTTGTGCTGCTGGTCCTGTTTGCGGCCACGATTTTGCTGGTTCTGGTCCCCAATAACTTTATTCTCAATGTAATGCAACTGTATAACATTAACGACATGaactacaaactgctgctgctggcacTCGCTGCACTCAACTTCTTCACATGCTACTTgctggag GTTCTAATTGACACATTTGTTCCAAACTGCCTCCGTACCCTTCGTGGAAAGCGTGAGTCGAAAAAGCAGTACAAGCGTTTGGATGCCCAGCTAGCAGAAACTCCATTGTGGCCACCGCTGGATCAGCTGCTTTACCCTTCACAGTGTACTGTAATCGGAGTTAGCTAG
- the szrd1 gene encoding SUZ domain-containing protein 1 gives MEDDEIAESWEDAADTGEMERRLEEKLRISQKERLSSGSSSRSPIKTIMIQDDSLPAAPPPQIRILKRPTSNGSLGPSVTQSRPSPQVKSLAQREAEYAEARKRILGSADDTPQERPTSERSPRAGSHTPSEDTRSNNHVVRQPAGPDGTQGFRQRR, from the exons ATGGAAGATGACGAGATCGCTGAAAGCTGGGAAGACGCTGCCGATACTGGG GAAATGGAGAGACGGTTAGAGGAGAAACTACGCATCAGTCAAAAAGAGAG ACTCTCGAGTGGGAGTTCCAGTCGCTCACCAATAAAGACTATCATGATCCAAGACGACTCCCTTCCAGCTGCACCACCTCCACAGATCCGAATTTTAAAACGACCCACCAGCAACGGATCCTTGGGGCCGTCTGTAACACAGAGCCGACCTTCACCACAAGTGAAGTCTTTAGCTCAGAGGGAGGCGGAATATGCCGAAGCCAGGAAACGGATCCTAGGCAGTGCCGATGACACACCTCAGGAGAGACCCACGTCAGAGAG GTCACCACGTGCAGGAAGCCATACACCTTCAGAAGATACAAGATCAAACAACCATGTAGTTCGGCAGCCAGCAGGTCCAGATGGTACACAAGGCTTTCGCCAGCGCAGATAG